In Humulus lupulus chromosome 6, drHumLupu1.1, whole genome shotgun sequence, a single genomic region encodes these proteins:
- the LOC133781930 gene encoding protein PELPK1-like: MAYPRLPNFMSPFLVLTFTFCISSIMVAEASRQLLETTPTIPNVPEIPKPELPKLPELPKFEIPKVPELPKPEAPKLPEVPHELPKPDIPKVPEVPKFEAPKLPEVPHELPKPELPKVPEVPKPELPKVPEVPKPELPKVPELPKPEVPKLHELSHDDAPKVPELPKFEVPKFPELPKLEAPKMPELPKFEFPKLPKFEIPKLPELPHELPKPTLPTIPDTSKP; encoded by the coding sequence ATGGCTTATCCACGCCTCCCAAACTTCATGTCACCATTTCTGGTTCTTACATTTACTTTCTGTATAAGCAGCATAATGGTTGCCGAAGCATCACGCCAGTTGTTAGAGACTACTCCTACCATTCCAAACGTACCTGAGATTCCAAAGCCCGAACTCCCCAAGTTGCCCGAGCTGCCAAAGTTTGAAATTCCTAAAGTTCCTGAACTGCCAAAGCCTGAAGCCCCTAAGTTACCTGAGGTACCTCATGAGTTGCCAAAGCCCGATATTCCTAAAGTTCCTGAAGTTCCAAAATTCGAAGCCCCAAAGTTGCCTGAGGTGCCTCATGAGCTGCCGAAGCCTGAACTCCCTAAGGTTCCAGAAGTGCCTAAACCTGAACTCCCTAAGGTTCCTGAGGTGCCAAAGCCTGAACTCCCTAAGGTTCCTGAACTACCAAAGCCTGAAGTCCCTAAGTTGCATGAACTGAGCCATGATGATGCCCCTAAGGTACCCGAATTGCCAAAATTTGAAGTTCCTAAGTTCCCTGAACTACCGAAACTTGAAGCTCCTAAAATGCCAGAGTtgccaaaatttgaatttcctaaGTTGCCTAAGTTTGAGATTCCGAAATTACCTGAACTCCCACATGAGCTTCCTAAGCCCACTTTGCCAACCATTCCTGACACCAGTAAGCCTTGA